In Kutzneria kofuensis, the DNA window ATCCGGCCGGCGGCGCTGAGCCGCACCGCGGGATCGCCGCGCAGCTTGGCCAGGATCGACTCGTAGTCGACCTCCTGGACGGCCGGGGCGGTGCGCTGCCGGGGCACCTCGGCCTCGGCGCGGGCCAGCTTGGCCCGCACGTCCCGGACGGTGGCGGTGGAGACGCCGGTCGCCCTGGCGACGGTCCGCAGCGAGGCTGTCGGCTCGCGCTCCAGGAACTCGCGCACCGCCTGCCGGGGCGCGGTCCCGTCCACCGGCCGCTTGCGGCCGTCCCGCCCGATCCGGGTGTGTGACTGGGAAGCGTCCCCAGTTGCCCGTCGCCTGATCGTCGCAATGGTCTTGTGGGACAGACCCGTCACCTCGGCGATGGCGCGGTCGGACCAGTCCGGGAAGTCGTGCAGGATGCGCGCGGCCGCCGCCGCCCGGTCGGTCCGGGACAGCGGCAGCCCGTGTGCCACGTTGGCCTGCACCGCCAGCACGAACGCGTGCTCGGTGTCGCCGTCGAAGAACCGCGCGTCGATGTGCTGTTCGCCGCGCTCGATCGCGGCCCGCAGCCGGTGCATGCCGTCGATGACCCGCATCGTGGGCCGATGCACGGCGATGGGCGGCAGCGTCGCGTCGGACTCGGCCAGCGTGTGCACGTGGTCGATGCTCTCCCCGGCCAGCCGCGGGGAGTCGGCGGCGTTCAGCGCCGCGATCGGGACGCGCACGGTGCCGGTCAGGTCGGGCGGCGGCGACCGGTGCTCGTCGGGGGTGATCATGTTCGACCCGCGTTGCCCACCCACCCGACGAACCCCCCGCGTCCCCGGCCTCGACACGCCATTCGCTGACCGCTCCACGAATCCTTGCGTGACGGCATGGATTCGGCATTCCCCTCGAACCGAGGATCACAGTTGCCTGTGAACTTGTCAAGAAATGGCCGCCGGGTTCGTTTCTGTTCCGTTCGCGTCTACGCTCGACGGTGTCCGAAAGGGCATCTTCGCTGGTAGCTAGGGCCCTGTCGGGTGCGCACACGAGAAGAAGCGGTTCGGCCGAACGGTCATGGATAATGCGTGGAAATGCATCCGGGCGTGGTCCGTGGTCGATTAACGGCGCTGCCGGGCTCCTATTGGGCGAAGGGTGGCGACCGCGTTCCCGCCGGCGCCCCCGATCGGACCCCGGCCGCCGGCCGTCCGCCGGCGGCCGGGAACCTGGTCAGCCGACGGCCGCCGGCCGGACCGGCCCGCCCTCCCGCCGCTCCCGCGAGCGGCGCCGCAGGTGCGCCACCCACCAGCCCAGCCCGCGCAGCGCGCACACGATGCTGGTGGCGAAGAACAGCGTGTAGACGACGTTGAACACCATCAGCACGCCGTACACCGTGGCCACCGAGGCGCCGAACACGAACTGGGCGCGGCCGGCCATGGGCGTGGTGCCGGGGTCGGTGATCATGTAGTTGGTGAACAGCACGAACGCCACCCCGGTCATCACCCCCAGCGCCGAGAAGATGGACACGTCCCAGATCCACCAGCGCAGCACCGCCTGGATCGCGAACCCGCCCATCCAGCCCATGATCAGCATGACCCGCTTGGTCAGCACCCCGTTGATCACGGTGCCGGCGGTGGCGATGAACAGCGGGATCATCACCCGGAAGTAGGTGTTGGCGTTCTCGGTGAACTCGTACGGCGGCGCGATGCTGGCCCACGTGCTGAAGCACAGCAGCACCATGGTGATGCCGAAGTTGGACGGGTTCATGAAGTGCCGCATCCGGCCCCTGATCGGCGCCTGGAGGATGTACTTGGCGCTCACCCCGACCACGACGCCGAAGGCCACCGGCCAGAACTGGTTGTTGGCGTAGAGCAGCATGTTCACCGCGACGCTGGTGATGTGCGCCGGCAGCAGGAACTCGTACACCCCGCGCACCCCGTTGCCGAGGAACCGCGGCCGCTCGCGGTGCGCCCAGGCGCGGATCATCTCCAGGCCGAGTTCGGTGGTGTAGCCGAGCAGCACCGCGGCGATCGGCCACAGCCACGGCTGCTCGAAGCCGAGCAGCGTGTAGCCGAAGATGTTGAACACGCTGATCGAGACGGCGAAGTTGCGCAGGGCCAGATAGCGCGGGTCGCGCGGGGCCGGCGCCGGGCCGGACGGCGGCGGCGCGCCCTGCGCCTCGCCCTTGACGGCCGGGGAAACGGCGGTCATCGGTTCGTCACCTCCTGGATCCCGTCGGTCAACATCAGGGTGTGCTCGCCGGGCTTGAGAGTGGTGGTCTGCTCGTGCCGGTGGCCCTGGAGATCCAGCCAGCGCACCTGCACGCTGACCGGGCCCATCTCGTCACCGAGTCCGAAGTGGACACCGAAGCTGCGGAAGCCACCGTGCCCGCCGCCGCCGTCGAGCTGCGACACCTGGCTGCCGCTGGGCGTGGTCACGGTGACGGTGGCGTCGTACGCCGGTGTGCCGACGCCGGCCATGCCCCCGCTCCGGCCCGGGGCCGCCGGCCGGAACAGGTTCAGGTCCAGGTAGTCGCCGCGGTCGGGCGAGGAGTTGGCGTAGAAGGCGGGCGGCCCCCACTGCCGGGCGATCGCCAGGTCCAGGGCGCCGGTGCCGGTGGTGTCCGCCGTCGCGATGCCACGGGTCGGGGTCGGCACGGCCAGGCCCAGCTCCTTGCTGATGTTGACGTACCTGCCGCTCCCCTCGCGGGCGTAGAAGGCCAGCGCCTGGTCGCCGGCGATGTCGTCGCCCGGCCGCACGTTCGGCCACATCGCCGGGTTGCTCAGCAGGTCGTCGTTGGTCATGGCCATCTCCTGCAGCCAGTTCCAGCGGTCGGTGTCGCCCTTGACGAAGCCGTCCGCCTGGACCATGGCCAGGGTCCCGTCGTTGCGGAAGTCGCCGAACTTGACGTCCCAGCACCAGCCGGTCCAGGCCACGCCGTACTGCTGCGCCTCCTGGGTGAACGGCGCGACGCCGTCGGCCAGCGAACCGGCCATGGCCGCGTTGTCCTCGGCCTGGTTCATGAACAGGAAGTTGCTCTCCTGAAGGCCCCAGGCGGTGGTGATGTTGCTGACCGCGAAGTCGAACCGCCCGGTCCGGTTCACGTCGCCGAAGTCCACGCCCATGCCCTTGAACGACCCGTTGCCGAGCACGAAGGACTTGGGCGTTGTCGGGCTGCGCTGGCCCTTGGCCTCGGTGAACCTGATGCGGCCCGGGCTGGACACGTTGTGCAGCAGGTGGCCGTGGCCGAAGTCGTTGGCCAGGTACATGTCCGGGACGCCGGAGCCGGTCAGGTCGGCGCCGGAGATGGCCAGCGTCCAGCCGGTCGAGGCGTCGTAGGGGATCGCGTCCCGGTCCTCGACGTAGCTGGCGGTGGGATGCTCCCCGCCGGCGCCGGACAGGAAGCGCAGCACTCGGTCGCCGCCGCCGTTGGTGGCGCTGGACAGCGACAGGTTCATCTGCACGTTGTTCAGGCCGTGCGGGTCGAGCACGTCGGAGTCGGGGAAGTAGTTGCCGATGACGATGTCGGGGTGCCCGTCACCGTCGAGGTCGGCCACGTAGTCGGCGTCGGTGTTCCAGCGCGGGCCGTGGTACCCGCCGTCGGTGCTCACCTGCGGCACCAGCTCGGTCGGCTCGTAGGCGGCCGGCGACGGCGTGGTCGCGGTCGACCTGGCCAGGAACAGGATCGGCGTGCGGCCCCAGTAGGTGACCAGCAGGTCCATTCGGCCGTCGCCGTTGAAGTCGCCCGGCGTGCAGCCGGTCGGGGCCATCGTGTCGTCGTACGGCAGCGGCGCGGCGTTCAGCGTGAACGGGGTGAACCGGTCCTGCTGCGGGGCCGTCGGCGTGTACGTGACGATCACGGAGTTGGTCCTGGTGTCCACAATGCACAGTGCGTCCGCGCGGCCGTGGCCGACCAGGTCGTTCATCGCGATGCTCGCGCCGACCGAGGAGATCCAGGACACCAGGTGCTCGTAGGCGGGGTTGACCGGGCGGATGGTCTTCATCGGCTGGTTGTCGTAGCCCGGCGGCATGGCGATGGGCAGTTCCCGGAATCGGTACCGGTCCGCCAGCCGGCTGCCGTCCGGGGCCGCGACCGCGCTCTGGCCGACCAGGAACAGCACCAGCAGCACGAGAATTGGCACGGCGCCGGGCACCAGTTTTCGGGCCCGGTCACGGGGTGTTCCCATAGTGATCCCCTCACAGGACGGCTGTTGCGCGCGTCCCCGTAGAGCTGTCGGCGAACTCGCCGCGGCGTGGCTCCGAGTGTGCTGAAGGCCGGGCGCGGAAAACTTCTCGCGGGTTGCCGCCTTGTCGGCCGATGTTCCCGAGTTCGAGGAAAACGGCTTCACAGCGGGAAGATGCCGCAAGCTGCGAGTAACGCCCCGCCGGACGAGCCCGAGACAATCGGGTGCTGCTGTCGATCACGGCGAAGGGGACGCACACGTGACGAACATCGAACCGGGCAGAGCACGCCGCACCGCCAACTTCCACCATCCCGTCGCCTTCTGGCTCGGCGCCGCGGCCTGCACCGCGGGAGTGCTGCTGCACCTGCCGATGTACCTGGGCGCGCGGGACATGGGCTACCGGCTGGTCGGCATGGAGATGGACGCCTCGATGCTGACGGGCATGGGGCTGATCCTGGCCGGCCTGGCGCTGGCGCTGTACGGGCTGGTGCCTCGTGGCGCCGGGTCGATCGGCCGGCGGGCCAGCGGGATCCGGGTGCGCGCGCTCGACGACGCGCCGGTCCGGTTCCAGCATGTGGCCCTGCTGGTCGTGATGGCGCTGGCGGTGACGATCGACGTGATGAAGCCGACCACGCTGGCCTTCGTGGCGCCCGGCGTGGCCGCGGAGTACGGGCTGAAGACCGCGGCCAACCCACACGGCACGCTGCCGGTGTCCTGGCTGCCGTTGGTCGGCATCACCGGCACGCTGCTCGGTTCCCTGCTGTGGGGCTGGGGCGGTGACCGGATCGGCCGCCGGGCCTCGATCGTGTTCGCCGCCCTGCTGTTCGTGTCCACCTCGATCTGCGGCGCGATGCCCAGCTTCCAGTGGAACCTGGCGATGTGCTTCCTGATGGGCACCGGCGCCGGCGGCATGCTGCCCATCGCCTTCGCGCTGATCGCCGAGACCATGCCGGCCCGCCACCGGGGCTGGCTGATCGTGCTGATCGGCGGGGACGTGGCCGGCGCGTACGTGATCACGAGCTGGCTGGCCGGCGCGCTGACCCCGGAGTACAGCTGGCGGATCCTCTGGCTGCTCGGGCTGCCGACCGGGCTGCTGCTGTTGCTGCTCAACCGATGGATCCCGGAGTCGGCGCGATTCCTGTTGGCCACCGGCCAGGACGAGGCGGCGGCGCAGGTGATGCGTCGGTACGGCGCAAGGGTCGTGACCGCGGCCGACTCGGCCGGGCCGACCGGGCCCCAGCCGTCCGGACGCGGCAGTTACGCCTCACTGTTCGCCCGCCCGTTCGCCGGGCCCACGACGGCGGTCGTCGCGCTGGCGGTGGCGATCGGCTTGCTGACCTACGGGTTCCAGTTCTGGGTGCCGACCAACCTGCAACACCTCGGGCTCACCGCGGTGACCTCCGACTACGTGCTGCGTGACTCGGCGCTGATCGGCCTGCCGGTGACGGTGCTCGTCGCGCTGCTGTACGGGTTCTGGAACAGCCGGTGGACGGTGATCCTGTTGTCCGCGCTGACGGCGGTGTCGGTGCTGGTGTTCGCGTTGTTCGCGGACACGGTGGTGCACAACCAGTTCCTGCTGTCGGTGCTGCTGGTGATCCCGCTGACCGGCATCAGCTCGGCCACCGCCGCGGTCACCGCGTACAGCGCCGAGATCTATCCGACCCGGGTGCGCTCCCGCGGCGCCGGGCTCACCGCGGGCATGACCAAGGCCGGCGGCGTGGCGGTGCTCGCACTGGCCGTTGCCGCGATCGCCGCGCCCTCCATCCTCCTGACCGCGCTGCTGGGCGCGATTCCGTTGCTGCTGGCCGTGGTGGTGTTCGCGCTGACCGCGCCGGACACCCACCAGCGGCAGCTGGAGGAGATCGTCGGCGAGCGCAGCGCGGTGTGACCGGAACCCGAGCGGGCCGCGCTTCGCCGGCCCGGTCGGGTCTCGCCCGGCCGCCACGGGCCGGTCAGTCGTCGGGCAGGCCGTAGCTCAGGCCGGCGGTCTGGAGCAGGGCCAGTCGGAGCTGCCCGTAGGTCGGGGCCAGCTCACGGAAGATGTTCGCCGCCCGGGCGGTGTTCCCGGTGACCAAAGGAAGTTGCAGCGCGCCGGTGAGCTTTGCCTGGCGCTCCAACAGGTTCGCGACTCCTGTGCAGCCGATCCGGCCGAACAGCGCGGCCGCCGCGGTCAGCCGCATGGCGCCGCCGCTGATCTGGTACTCCACCAGGTACTTGTGCTGCATGCGGGTCAGGCCGGCCTCCACCATGTCGGCCAGCCGCAGCGCGGTCGCCGCCGAGTCCGGGCCGTCCAGCAGCGCGATGGCCTTGGGAATGGACCGCCGCAGCGCTGTGTGCACGTCCACCTCGTGCACCTGCCGGAAGTTGGCGCGCGTGGTGTAGGGGGCGACCGGATAGCCCACGGTGTCGGCCTTCCAGGCCGTGAGGAACGCGTCCACCGGGACCGTCGCGAACGGATAGCCGTGCGGGTCGTGCATCAGCACGAGGTCACCGTCCACACCGAACACCACCACGTGGTGGTCGGCGCCGATCGGCTGGCCCAGCCCGGGATGGTGGGGCAGCAACCCCATCTCCACCGGGCCGGCCAGCACCGGCCGCTCCGGGGTGGCGGCGTGCAGCAGGGCCATTGCCTCCTCGGCCGAGCCGCCGTGCAGGTCGAACCGCCAGCCGAGCAGTTCCACGCAGTTGGCGATGCCCTCCGGGGGAAGCCAGTCGCGGGCGCAGAAGAACGGCAGGTCCTGGTCGACCATCCCGGTGCTCTGGATGCTCAGTCCGAAGGGGACACCGCTGAGGACGTCGAGGACGGCCCGGCCCGGACTGTGCCGGCCGAACATCATCGTGAGGGCGTCGGAGAAACAGTAGGGACCGTTTCCGCTGTAATCGACAAGCATGGCTGAAGTGTCGCAGCGCCGGCCGCGGGTTCGCTTTTCTGTCCGTGCGGTGTGCTGCGCAATTCTGAAGAGATTCCCGGCGACGCACGTTCCGAGTAGGCAGCTCCGTTTGGGCGGCCCGATGATGGGAGCGAGCCGAGAATGGGAGAACGGAAATGGGTGATGCCGCGGTGGTGGTGGCCGGCCGGGTGCCGGCGTTCGTGGCCGGACTGGCCGCGATCCTGGCCGAGGGCGGCTTCGAGGTCGCCCGGCCGCCCCGGCTGTCACCCTGGATCCAGCAGCGAGCCACCGAGGTGGCCGTGGTCGCGGTGCACGCCGACGAGGACCTCGACCAGCTGCGTTC includes these proteins:
- a CDS encoding ParB/RepB/Spo0J family partition protein; amino-acid sequence: MGGQRGSNMITPDEHRSPPPDLTGTVRVPIAALNAADSPRLAGESIDHVHTLAESDATLPPIAVHRPTMRVIDGMHRLRAAIERGEQHIDARFFDGDTEHAFVLAVQANVAHGLPLSRTDRAAAAARILHDFPDWSDRAIAEVTGLSHKTIATIRRRATGDASQSHTRIGRDGRKRPVDGTAPRQAVREFLEREPTASLRTVARATGVSTATVRDVRAKLARAEAEVPRQRTAPAVQEVDYESILAKLRGDPAVRLSAAGRMLLHLLGNRLTSRTAWRRLANAVPPHCAGLVAAAARQLGTSWHEFAQLVETRDRESR
- a CDS encoding enediyne biosynthesis protein produces the protein MTAVSPAVKGEAQGAPPPSGPAPAPRDPRYLALRNFAVSISVFNIFGYTLLGFEQPWLWPIAAVLLGYTTELGLEMIRAWAHRERPRFLGNGVRGVYEFLLPAHITSVAVNMLLYANNQFWPVAFGVVVGVSAKYILQAPIRGRMRHFMNPSNFGITMVLLCFSTWASIAPPYEFTENANTYFRVMIPLFIATAGTVINGVLTKRVMLIMGWMGGFAIQAVLRWWIWDVSIFSALGVMTGVAFVLFTNYMITDPGTTPMAGRAQFVFGASVATVYGVLMVFNVVYTLFFATSIVCALRGLGWWVAHLRRRSRERREGGPVRPAAVG
- a CDS encoding MFS transporter; this encodes MTNIEPGRARRTANFHHPVAFWLGAAACTAGVLLHLPMYLGARDMGYRLVGMEMDASMLTGMGLILAGLALALYGLVPRGAGSIGRRASGIRVRALDDAPVRFQHVALLVVMALAVTIDVMKPTTLAFVAPGVAAEYGLKTAANPHGTLPVSWLPLVGITGTLLGSLLWGWGGDRIGRRASIVFAALLFVSTSICGAMPSFQWNLAMCFLMGTGAGGMLPIAFALIAETMPARHRGWLIVLIGGDVAGAYVITSWLAGALTPEYSWRILWLLGLPTGLLLLLLNRWIPESARFLLATGQDEAAAQVMRRYGARVVTAADSAGPTGPQPSGRGSYASLFARPFAGPTTAVVALAVAIGLLTYGFQFWVPTNLQHLGLTAVTSDYVLRDSALIGLPVTVLVALLYGFWNSRWTVILLSALTAVSVLVFALFADTVVHNQFLLSVLLVIPLTGISSATAAVTAYSAEIYPTRVRSRGAGLTAGMTKAGGVAVLALAVAAIAAPSILLTALLGAIPLLLAVVVFALTAPDTHQRQLEEIVGERSAV
- a CDS encoding CRTAC1 family protein: MGTPRDRARKLVPGAVPILVLLVLFLVGQSAVAAPDGSRLADRYRFRELPIAMPPGYDNQPMKTIRPVNPAYEHLVSWISSVGASIAMNDLVGHGRADALCIVDTRTNSVIVTYTPTAPQQDRFTPFTLNAAPLPYDDTMAPTGCTPGDFNGDGRMDLLVTYWGRTPILFLARSTATTPSPAAYEPTELVPQVSTDGGYHGPRWNTDADYVADLDGDGHPDIVIGNYFPDSDVLDPHGLNNVQMNLSLSSATNGGGDRVLRFLSGAGGEHPTASYVEDRDAIPYDASTGWTLAISGADLTGSGVPDMYLANDFGHGHLLHNVSSPGRIRFTEAKGQRSPTTPKSFVLGNGSFKGMGVDFGDVNRTGRFDFAVSNITTAWGLQESNFLFMNQAEDNAAMAGSLADGVAPFTQEAQQYGVAWTGWCWDVKFGDFRNDGTLAMVQADGFVKGDTDRWNWLQEMAMTNDDLLSNPAMWPNVRPGDDIAGDQALAFYAREGSGRYVNISKELGLAVPTPTRGIATADTTGTGALDLAIARQWGPPAFYANSSPDRGDYLDLNLFRPAAPGRSGGMAGVGTPAYDATVTVTTPSGSQVSQLDGGGGHGGFRSFGVHFGLGDEMGPVSVQVRWLDLQGHRHEQTTTLKPGEHTLMLTDGIQEVTNR